In the genome of Merismopedia glauca CCAP 1448/3, the window CAGTTATCAAGGTTTAAGTCAGATCCGGCGATTGTGGCGAGAGTGGAGCAGGGAGAGCCGTTTCATCAGGTGATTCCCACATTGCACGAACAGATTGGCAACAAAGTCCAGAACTGGCTAGAGACGAACTGGTCTAGTTTGAAGGCGACCGGGTATCTGGGATAGCGTTAAGACCGAAAATCATAACCTCTGTCTAACCAGTAATGCCAGTCGGCTATGGCTTCTGCGGTTTCATCATCTACTTCGTCTACTTCAATATCTGATAGAGGTACAGAAAAGATATCCTCAGCTTCACCTTCTTTGTACAGGACTTCTACGAACATCTGCTGTTCGCAATCGTCTTCTGATGACATTTCCACTACCTCAACCTCTGAGCCATTCCATAAGGCTGGAAAAGGAAAATGGAGCTTCTTGTCCAGATAATAATACCAACCCATCGCTTGTTCTTCTGGAACATAAGCATCAACGATGATTTCGAGGTCAATTCGCTGCTCTCTGTCTGGATCTTCGGCAACTCTATTCATCGACTATTTCAGTTTGCCCAACTCAGTCATTGAGATAATACACCAATCTCTTCCCAAAATCACTAGTGAACCCAGATTATTAAGAAATAAGGCGTAAATAGTGATACATCGTGATGCGGTTGGTAGAATCACAGTAGTTTAAGGGCATTTTCTATGAGTAAACCGCAAATAGCCATCCGCATCCCACCACTTCTGCTTCAGGAACTCAATCGCTACGTCAACCGAACTGGAGCCTCAAAAACTGATGTGGTCGTCAGTGCTATTGCCAATTACTTGGATTGCTTAGAAAGCGTACCCCTAACTCAGAGAATAGCTGAATTAGAGCTTAAAGTCCAAAAATTGGAAGATGCGAACGCACGCAACTAATCCCATCATTTCTGTAGCCAACTACTTCCCATCAACCTAACTAAATTGGCAAATCTTCATGTCTTCCCTTCGCGCTGTCTTATCAGAACTGATTCAACAGGCTTTAACCAAAGATGAATTTGCCGACTTAGTATTTACCCATTTCCCCACCGTCAACTCTCAATTTACAGAGGGACAGTTCCAATCTCAACGCATCCGTCTCCTACTGGAATATATCGACACCCGCAGAGAACCAGAAAAGTTACTAGCACTAATTAAATCTCTAAACCCCACAGTTTATGCTGAATTTGCTCCAAAGATAGCTAAAGCTAAGTCATCACCTTCCCAAGCTGACCAAACAGCCATTAACCAGTCATCGACTCAACCAGCAATCTCCTCCATGTCTCAATCTAGCCAGAAAACCCCGACTGTTGGCATCATTACGGCACTACCCAAAGAATTTGCCGCCATGAGAAGGCTGTTAGATAACCAAGAGGAGATTCACATACCAGGAGTAGGTGCAGGTCGGCGATACGTGCGAGGAGAAGTATCTGGGCGCAATGGAGGGAAACACGATGTAATGCTCTGCCTAGCCGCAATGGGAAACAACAATGCTGCCATTCGCTCCTCATTATTGCTAGAGCATTTCCCAGAGATTAAGTCCATCGTCATGGTGGGAATTGCAGGCGGTATTCCCCATCCCGAAAAACCAGAAGACCACGTTCGTTTGGGAGATATCGTTATTTCTAACGAAAAAGGCGTAATTCAATACGACTTTGACAAAGAAACCATCGCCGAAACCATTCACAGACATCCACCCCGACCCCCAAGTGCTTCTTTATTAGAAGGAGTAAGATTGCTGGAAGCTGACGAACTGGAAGGTAAAAAACCTTGGCTGGAGTTCATCAATCAAGCAATTCTACCAGCAGGGGAAACGCGTCCTTCTAGCGAAACAGATATCCTTGTCAGTTCGACTGACCCCTCACTGAAGATAGAGCATCCTGTGGATATCAGGCGCATTAAGGATGAACCGCGAGTATTTACAGGCTCTATCGCTTCTGCCAACAAACTGTTGAAAAATCCCCTCAAGCGAGATGAGTTAAGAGATAAGTTTGGAGTCAAAGCCGTAGAAATGGAAGCTTCTGGAATAGCAGATGCGACTTGGACTCACGAAGTCGGGTATTTAGTGGTGCGGGGGATTTGCGATTACTGCGATGCCAATAAAGGAGATAATTGGCAAGCCTACGCCGCAGCAGTAGCAGCAGCATACACCAAAGCTTTGCTGCGATCGATGCCCGCCCCAAAGTCTAGTTTCTCACCCAAAATGACCAATCCTGAAGAGTTAAATGCCATACTCGATCGCTTAGTCCAACACGAGCAGACTGATGCCGATCTAACAGTGCTGCGGCAATGGCTCAGTGGTGGCGGTCAGATTGCGTCTCAGTTAGGAAAGTATAACGTAAATCTAGGACAAGGGCAGGATATTCATGTGGGCGATCGCATTTATCAAGGTGTTGATGCTCAAACAATTCGGGAGATCGTTCAGTCCATCCTTCAAGATCTTCAAGCGCCTCCTCCAGGATTACCCAATCCTAACGCTCCAAAACCTCCAGTGACTGACAATAAATTAAGCTTGGCACAGCGTTTAGAAAAGGAAAGATTAGAAAAAGATTTAGCTGCTCGGCAACAAGATTATGAAGGAATAACAGATAAACTTAGATGGGAAACTAATCCCATCGAGAAAAATAGCCTTGAAGCTCAACAAGAGCAACTAATTAGTAAGATTAAACAGCTAGAGCAGAATTTAAATCTATTCAATTAAAATGGGTAGTTTAGCTAGAAGACTGGAAAAGGAAAAGCTAGAAAAAGATTTAGCTGCTCGTAAAAAAGATTATGAAGCAGTGGGGGATAAACATAGACACGAAACCAATCCCAGCGAACGCAATAGTCTTCAATCTCAACTAGAGCGACTGATTAACGAGATCGAAAATCTAGAAGAACGCCTTAAAGAAATTAAAATTTCTAGTGAAGAAGAGCTTATTGAAATATTAAGAGGTTACTTTGAACAAGAAAAGTTGATATTTCAAAAAGCATATCGATTATCTTTGCCAGATCGTTTGATTGATAAGGAATTACCATCATCGTTAGAAGCCCTGATTAGCAATCTACAACTGCCCCAACAGCAAGAAAGTTACAGTTTCCAGGAAAAGTTTATCGGTAATTTATTTATAGAGCAGAATTTAACTAGCAAACTCAAGCGAAAACTAAAAGAATGGGCAGAAGAAAATATTAAGGACTGTCACCAATTACTTATCCAATTAAATCAAGAGAGAGCGCAGCGATCGCTATATTATCCTGCGCTGTTGGTGGCAATTAGCGAGCGAGAAGGAGGATATATAGTTGAAGCATGGCTGATCGAAAACCTCACTAAATACAAGCAATACTCTTCATCTGACTGCGAACAGATTACCATTGATCGACAAGCTGCAATCCCCACAAATGAAACTTTAAGTAACGTTCCTGAATTGCTCAAACAACTGATTGCCGAAAGCTATGCTCGATGTCAACACGATCTAAAACAAATTCATATCTTTCTACCAGCTAAACTTATGAACCATGCGGTTGATTGCTGGCAAAATTTGCAAGCAGATGCCGATAATCACGATTATTTAACAACCATAGGTGAAGACTATGAAGTTATAATTCGCTGTTCGGAAAGATTAAGAGGTCAAAGTCCAGCAGTTGTCAGATGGCGCGATAAAGCTAATATTTTAAAGTTTCAGTTAGCTCAAAGTGCCCAGCAAATTTTTATGTTAGGAGATAGCAACAACCCCAAAATTTTATGGAAGAAACTTAAACAGCAAGAGCAGGCGATCGCCGTCAAAATCCCGACGGTTTTTCCCAAACAAGAAGAGCCAGGAACGCTTCTTTGGCAAGCAGCAGTCCCCCTTGCTTTATGGATTCGCCAACAACTTCCTGACATTGAAAATCAATTAGTATTAGATGAACTTCTCCAGGATTGTTGTTTAAAAGATGTGCCAAACCAAGTCAAAAATAAAAGATTAGATGCCACAGACTGCGACCTACCAGAAAATCATATTGGTCGCCATTTATGCTTACTTTGGGACGATCCCAATTTACTGCCACCAGAACAACTTTTAACCCCAAATAAACTCTAATAAATATGAAAGATTGGAAGATTTTTACCGGAAATAGTGAACCTCACGATGATTGGAAACTACCACCACCTCCTAATTGGCGACCTTTTACGGCAAATATCAAGAAACGAGACAGTTCTCGGCAAAAAAGAGGAGAAACTTTCCAAGCCAGGGCAGAAGAAATTGATATGGTCAATGCAGCTTTGTATCTGCGGCGACCTCTATTAGTTACAGGAAAACCAGGGACGGGAAAATCATCCCTAGCTTATGCAGTAGCTAGAGAATTGAAACTGGGAGAAGTATTGTATTGGCCCGTTACTACTCGTACTACTCTCAAAGACGGACTTTATAACTACGATGCGATCGCTAGATTACAACGGCTCCAAGAAGTGAGGCAACAGCAACAAGATAATCCTTCACCACTATCGCCAGAGGAACGAGAAAAGCAACTGCAAGAGCAACTTAAAACCATTGAAAAATATATTACACTCGGACCTTTAGGGACAGCTTTACTGCCCTCAGCAAAGCCCCGCATCCTCTTAATTGATGAAATTGACAAAAGTGATATTGACTTGCCTAACGATCTGTTGACTATTTTGGAAGAAGGACGCTTTGAAATTCCCGAATTGGTGAGAATTAAAGAAGAAGTTAAAGAGGCTCAAGTTCGCACTGCTTATACCGAGTCAAAAGATGCCAGCTATACAATTACTAAAGGACAAGTAATCTGTACCACCTTCCCCTTTGTAGTTTTAACCAGCAATGGAGAGCGAGATTTTCCCCCGCCCTTTTTAAGGCGGTGTTTGCGCCTAACCATGAAAGAGCCAGGAAAAGAGCATTTAATTAAAATTATCGCGGCTCATTTAGGTCAAGATCTGGCAGATCCTAAAAATCCCGACAAATTGGCTGACCAAGCACTTGATACCTTAGTCGATGACTTTATCGAACAAAGAAAAACAGAAACTTTAGCCAACGATCAACTTCTAAATGCCCTATTTATGGTAACTAACGGGCGAATATCGACCAAAGAAAGGCTAATCGAGCTACTTCTTCAAGATTTAGGTCAGGTATCAGAAGATGAGTGAGCCATCTTCCTATCATCGCCCAGTCGAACGCCTGCTGCATCGTTTAGAGCGCAGTGGATTGATGGGACGTTTACAACTGAGTGATCAAGATATAGCCGACACGATTTGGTTAGCTTTGCAAATGGGGGTTGTGAAGACGCAAAAAGCAGAAGAAATAGAAACAGAAGAGAAACAAGCCGAGCCATCGCCACAAAAACTGCCAATCGATCACAAAAAGAACGATAAAAAACACGACGATCCCTCAAAAGAAGAGTCACCTATCCATCTTTATCCCCAAGATTCCCTCCCCAAAGAGTCTAAGAGTCAAACCAGTACTCAAGGTTTACCTTTTCAAGTCCCCGCCGCCGCCGCCTTGCAAAATAAACTGCCAATTAGTAGAGCCTTGCGACCTCTGATGCGGAAAGTTCCTTCCCCTATCAGAAAGATTATCGATGCTGAAGCCACAGTCACTCGCATTGCCGAACAGGATATTTGGTTGCCTCTGACTCAGCCAGAGCCAGAACGGTGGCTGAATCTTGAGTTAGTAGTCGAAGAATCTCGTTCTTCATTCATTTGGACGGAAACTATTGATGAATTACAGAAGCTGTTGCAAAATCATGGAGCCTTTCGCACTGTCAGAGCCTGGACTTTATCGACTACAGTTAGCGACCCTTTACAATTAACCAGGCGGATCGAAGGCGGTCAAAAAAGTCACTGCCAACATAGTTACAAAGAGCTTATCTCTAGCAATGGACGTGGATTAATTCTGCTTGTGAGCGATTGCGTATCTAGCATCTGGCAGCAAGAAAAGATTTACCAATGGTTGCAGCAATGGTCAGATCGAGTCACTACAGCCATCGTGCAGCTTTTACCTGAGAGACTATGGCAAAGTAGCGAACTAGGCTTAGGAGATAAACTACCATTTAGTGCCTTTAAACCAGGCGTACCCAATTCTAGTTTAGTGTTGCCATCGCTGTGGTCGGAACTAAAAGGGAAACAAGTCTTAAAGATGCCTGTAGTCACCCTAGAAGACTTCTCAATTGAAAATTGGGCGAAAGTGGTGGCTGGTCGTGGGAATACTCGGACACCAGGCTTTGTCTTCGATCTAGAATTTGTCGCCGAACAAATTAAAAAATCACCAGCAGTTAAACTCCAGGAACCATCACCAGAAGAGTTAGTAGATCGCTTTTTAGCTACAGCTTCACCTACAGCCAAACGATTAGCTGGATTAATGGCAGCCGCACCTGTAGATTTGCGAGTGGTACATCTGATTCAAAAAACCTTACTTCCCCAGCCATCTTCACTAGTACCTGTAGCAGAAGTATTTTTGAGCGGGACGATCCAGCGAGTTGACTATCCACGGAGCGATCGCAATCCCCAATATGAATTTCTCCCAGAAGTTAGAAAACTACTGAACCAGGCGACTCGTCTAGGGGAAACGGAAAAGGTTTTAGATATTGTATCAAGTTATATAGCTGAAAAATTGGGTTTATCAATCACAAGCTTTACCGCGCTTTTATTGAAGCTTCAAGACTTAACTACAGCCCAACAAGAACAAATATTGCCTTTTGCTAGGGTAGCTGTAGAAGTATTACAAAATCTCGGTGGGGAATACGCAACTTTTGCCCAACGAGTAGCTGGCAACTCGGAACTAGAATTTATCGGTTTTCCCCCCAGGCAGATTTTTAACATTGAAGTGGCAACCATTGAAGTTGCATCTGAAAGCGATACTTTTGAATTTACGGTGGCAACCATTGAAATCAATGCCTCATTGCTCTCAAGTTCAAACAGCCCGGTGGAATTGGTAGATGAAAAAGTTTTTGCTCAAAGAGGAGAACATCTCAACGATCTCGAACAACAATTAATACAGGGGGTATTAGCCAATCGAACCTACGCACAAATTGCCGCTACCTCTAGAAACTCTGTAGAACATCTGCCAGAGAATGTAGCTACTAATCTGTCGAAATATTTGCAAAATAATGTGGCACCGAATTTATGGCAACATTTATCAGCAGCCTTTGGGGAAAAAGTTACCAAAACAAAGGCTAAAAAACTCATAAAGCAATGGGTAGCTCACCGCCACATCACCATTCACCGCCATCGTCAGCAAGCTGAGTATTTCATTGAATACTTAGGGAATATCGGAAACTTCGGAAATTTAGGGAATGGCGTTGAGCTAGAGATGGTAGCTATTCCAGCAGGTAGTTTTCTCATGGGTTCGCCAAAAGATGAACTGGAACGTTCCGACAGAGAAAGTCCGCAGCATAGGGTAACGATTCAACCCTTCTTCTTAGGTAGGTATCCCGTCACTCAAGCACAGTGGCAAGCAGTCGCCTCTCTCCCCCAACAGAAGCGCGAACTTAACCCAAATCCCTCTAGATTTAAAGGGGCAAATCGCCCTGTAGAAAACGTATCTTGGTACGATGCCATCGAATTTTGCGCTCGTCTCAGTCACGCTACTGGCAAATCCTACCGTCTGCCTTCGGAAGCCGAATGGGAATATGCAGCCCGTGGAGGAACGACTACACCATTCCATTTTGGAGAAACGATAACCTCAGAACTAGCCAATTATAATGCTAACTATACTTACGGGGCTGGAGTTAAAGGAGTTTACCGAGGAGAAACAACACCTGTAGGCAGCTTTGGCGTAGCCAATGCTTTCGGTTTGAGCGAGATACACGGGAATGTGTGGGAATGGTGTTTAGATCCTTGGCATGGAAACTATCAAGGGGCACCATCAGATGGTAGGGTTTGGGATGAGAAAATCCAGAACGATATATATCTAAATATTGTAAAAAATCTCGATATATTGTTGGAAAGTAGCGAAAGACGCGTTATTTGCGGCGGTTCTTGGTACGACTATCCTATAGGCTGTCGCTGTGCGTACCGTCTCTATGATCATCCCGACTACGCCAGCAGCAATCTCGGTTTTCGGGTGGCGTGCGGCGTGCCAGGGACTTAATAGCCCTTTGCCCTCTTGCCCTTTTGCACTTTGCTTTTTCGCAACTTTTTTTAAAGCTTCTTTATAAAACGTTAATAAAAAAGCTAAAAACTTGAAAATTCTTGAAGAAATTAAGACTCATTTTTTGCCATACTAGCTAACCGGAATCAAGAAAAAGTATTGGTAGTTAGTTCATGAACGATCTTCCGATAATTCAAAAAACATACGATTTAATTAAGTGGTACGTGCCAATTTTAAATCGTTTGCCTCGCTCTCATAAATTTGTTTTAGGAGATCGGTTGAGCGGACAACTTTACGATCTACTTGAAGGGTTAATCGGGGCAAGATATGCCAAACAAAAGCTACCTCAGTTAGAAGGACTCAATGGTAAGCTCGATATCCTGCGATACCAAACTCGCATTCTTCACGACTTTAACCTAATTTCTACCGATAGATATCAATATGCCAGCCAGCAGCTTCAATCGATTGGCTCGGATTTGGGCGGTTGGATTAAGCAGCAAATTCAACTCAAAAAATGAAACGTTTAACCAACATTTGGCAGCACATAATCAAATTTGATAATTTATTACTAGCCGCTAGAAAAGCTCAGAAATGCAAACGGTTTCGAGACAATGTTTTAGATTTTAATTATCATTTAGAAAGTAATTTATTACAGTTACAAATAGAATTAAGTAACCAGACATACTGCCCTGGCAATTACCGCACCTTTAGAATTTACGATCCCAAACCTCGTCTGATTTCGGCGGCTCCCTACCGCGACCGCATTGTCCATCACGCTCTATGTAATGTCATTATTCCTCGGTTAGATCGCGGTTTTATTACCGATACTTATGCCAATCGAGAAGGATACGGAACCCACCGTGCTTTAAAGCGTTTTATTGAATTTTACCGTCAGTCAGATTACATTCTTCAGTGCGATATCAAAAAGTATTTTCCCAGCATCGACCATCAGGTTTTGAAAGAGTTGATTCGCCGGAAAATCAAATGTCCAGATACTCTCTGGCTCATCGAAGTAATTATTGATAATAGTAACGAACAAGAACCAGTAATTGATTACTTTCCTGGCGACAACTTACTCACTCCATTAGAGCGAAAAAAAGGTTTGCCAATTGGTAACTTAACCAGTCAGTTTTGGGCAAATATTTATCTAGATGGGTTCGACCATTTTATCAAAGAAACTCTCAAAGTCCGCCACTACGTCCGCTACGTTGATGATTTTGCTCTTTTCGCTGACGACTGGCAATTTCTAGCCGATGCGAGAAAGGCAATTGAAGAATATTTAGTCAGATTGAGATTAAAAATTCATCCCATCAAAAGTCAGCTTTTTGAAACAAAATACGGAGCTAATTTTCTGGGATTTCGGATCTTGCCAGAACGGGTGCGCGTGAGAAATGATAACTTAAGGCGATCGCGTCGGCGATTGAGACAACTGCAACAAGATTACCGATGCGGTCAAATTTCCTTAACAGAATTGATGCAACGCCTCCAAAGTTGGGAAGCGCACCTAAAACATGGCGATACCTACAGACTGCGACGAGCCATATTTGACCGTTGGGTTTTCTCGACTCCATCACAGACAACCAAGAGAAAGTGTGAAACTTTCCCAAAACTTTGACCCCTCTAGCCGATCTTCTTCTAATCTAGATGAGATGGGGCAGGCAAACAAAACGCGGCGGTTCTTGGAACAACAATCCAATAAACTGTCGCTGTGCGTACCGTAACTATAATCATCCCGACAACGACAACAACAATAACGGTTTTCGGGTGGCGTGCGGCGTGCCAAGTACTCTTCAGATACCAGAGTTAGAAGATGGGAATCTTCTAAGAGAGTCTTGAGAAGAGTCCAGACCTGTTCCAGCGATGCCCAAAGCATCCAAAAACCAAACTGGTGGGGAAGCCTAGTAAGCCTAGCTGAAACGTTTGCCCACCTCCCAAAATGCAACCAATCATGGCAGCTTCACTAAAGATCGTTCGTCAGCCGAAACAAGTTTCAGGCTTTGTGGAAGACATCAATGGTGTCCCACTAGATATGATTCTGATTCCCCCTGGTACGTTTACTATGGGCGCAGCCAAAACTGAAGAGGGTAGTTCAGACAGTGAAAGACCTCAACATGAAGTAAGGGTTTCTACTTTTTTTATGGGACGCTACCCTGTAACTCAAGCACAGTGGCAGGCAGTAGCGGTAATGCCTCAAGAAAAGCTGCCTCTTAAGTTAAATCCCTCTGAGTTTAAAGGAGAGAATCGCCCTGTAGAAAGAGTTTCTTGGTACGATGCGATCGAATTTTGCGCCCGTTTGTCGCGCCATACAGGAAGGAATTATCGCCTGCCTTCGGAAGCCGAATGGGAATACGCTGCTCGTGGAGGAACGACTACACCCTTTCACTTTGGTGAGACGATATCGACGGATTTAGCTAATTATGACGGTACACATGAGAAATATGGTGCTTACGGCAAGGGTACTAGGGGAGAATATCGGGGGGAAACTACGGATGTTGGCTATTTTAAGGTCGCGAATGCTTTTGGCTTGAGCGATATAGAACCCATTTGACATCTTTCGTTGGTACAGAAAGGATATAGGAAATCCGTTTTTAGCGATCCAGCAACCAAGCGAGTTCCAGAAGGTAGAAAATCATCAGTAAATACGTTTAAAAAGCTGAAATCCATATGGAGAATACCCTTACAGACAGACAAGAGATCTCAAATGGGTTCTATACATGGGAATGTGTGGGAATGGTGTTTAGATCCTTGGCATGAAAACTATCAAGGGGCACCATCAGATGGTAGGGTTTGGGATGAGAAAATTCAGAGCGATCAACATCTAAATATCGCAGAAAATATCGATATATTGTTGAAAAGTAGCGAATATCGCGTTATTCGCGGCGGTTCTTGGAGCAGCTATCCAATCTACTGTCGCTGTGCGGCCCGTAGCTATGATCATCCCGACTACGACTACAACGGTTTCGGTTTTCGGGTGGCGTGCGGCGTGCCAGGGACTTAATAGCCCTTTGCTCTCTTGCTCTCTTGTACTTTGCTCTTCTGCAAAATTTTTTTAGTTTAATAGTATATATGTTCTAGATTTTTCCTAATCCTCAAATCCTCAGTTCCTTGAGAAACCTTTTAGCAATCGCAGAGTAAGGATTTAGCTAAACTCATAGCCTCTGTCTAGCCAGTAGTTCCAATCAGCTATTGCTTCTGCGGTTTTGTCATCCACATCGCCAACCTCAATATCAGATAGGCGTACAGAAAAGATATCCTCTGCTGCACCTTCTTTGTAAAGGACTTCTACGAACATATCTCGTTCGCAATCCTCTTCAGATGACATTTCCACTACTTCAACTGCCGAACCATTCCAGTAGGCAGGAAACGGGAAATTCAGGTTCTTTTCCAGGTAATAGTACCAGCCCATCGCCTGTTCTTCGGCAGTGTAAGCATCGACGATGATTTCCAAGTCGATTCGTTCTTCTCGTTCTGCATCTTCTGCAACTGCGGTCATACTCAACTCTCAGAACATAGTTAAAGAGATAATACAGCGTTCGCGTAGCGTCCCCGGAGGGGAATCGCATCTCAAAATCGCTACCGAATCCAGATTATTAAGAAATAAGGCTCAACTAGCGATACATCGCCATGCAGTTGCTAAAATCGCGGTAGTTTGAGGTCATTTTCTATGAGTACATCGCAAATAGCCATCCGCATCCCACCACCTCGGCTTCAGGAATGCGATTCTCTTTCAGAGACGCTTCGCGATCGCTACATCCGCCGAATTG includes:
- a CDS encoding formylglycine-generating enzyme family protein; this encodes MAASLKIVRQPKQVSGFVEDINGVPLDMILIPPGTFTMGAAKTEEGSSDSERPQHEVRVSTFFMGRYPVTQAQWQAVAVMPQEKLPLKLNPSEFKGENRPVERVSWYDAIEFCARLSRHTGRNYRLPSEAEWEYAARGGTTTPFHFGETISTDLANYDGTHEKYGAYGKGTRGEYRGETTDVGYFKVANAFGLSDIEPI
- a CDS encoding AAA family ATPase, which codes for MKDWKIFTGNSEPHDDWKLPPPPNWRPFTANIKKRDSSRQKRGETFQARAEEIDMVNAALYLRRPLLVTGKPGTGKSSLAYAVARELKLGEVLYWPVTTRTTLKDGLYNYDAIARLQRLQEVRQQQQDNPSPLSPEEREKQLQEQLKTIEKYITLGPLGTALLPSAKPRILLIDEIDKSDIDLPNDLLTILEEGRFEIPELVRIKEEVKEAQVRTAYTESKDASYTITKGQVICTTFPFVVLTSNGERDFPPPFLRRCLRLTMKEPGKEHLIKIIAAHLGQDLADPKNPDKLADQALDTLVDDFIEQRKTETLANDQLLNALFMVTNGRISTKERLIELLLQDLGQVSEDE
- a CDS encoding formylglycine-generating enzyme family protein; translation: MGSIHGNVWEWCLDPWHENYQGAPSDGRVWDEKIQSDQHLNIAENIDILLKSSEYRVIRGGSWSSYPIYCRCAARSYDHPDYDYNGFGFRVACGVPGT
- a CDS encoding phosphorylase family protein, whose translation is MSSLRAVLSELIQQALTKDEFADLVFTHFPTVNSQFTEGQFQSQRIRLLLEYIDTRREPEKLLALIKSLNPTVYAEFAPKIAKAKSSPSQADQTAINQSSTQPAISSMSQSSQKTPTVGIITALPKEFAAMRRLLDNQEEIHIPGVGAGRRYVRGEVSGRNGGKHDVMLCLAAMGNNNAAIRSSLLLEHFPEIKSIVMVGIAGGIPHPEKPEDHVRLGDIVISNEKGVIQYDFDKETIAETIHRHPPRPPSASLLEGVRLLEADELEGKKPWLEFINQAILPAGETRPSSETDILVSSTDPSLKIEHPVDIRRIKDEPRVFTGSIASANKLLKNPLKRDELRDKFGVKAVEMEASGIADATWTHEVGYLVVRGICDYCDANKGDNWQAYAAAVAAAYTKALLRSMPAPKSSFSPKMTNPEELNAILDRLVQHEQTDADLTVLRQWLSGGGQIASQLGKYNVNLGQGQDIHVGDRIYQGVDAQTIREIVQSILQDLQAPPPGLPNPNAPKPPVTDNKLSLAQRLEKERLEKDLAARQQDYEGITDKLRWETNPIEKNSLEAQQEQLISKIKQLEQNLNLFN
- a CDS encoding calcium-binding protein; amino-acid sequence: MTAVAEDAEREERIDLEIIVDAYTAEEQAMGWYYYLEKNLNFPFPAYWNGSAVEVVEMSSEEDCERDMFVEVLYKEGAAEDIFSVRLSDIEVGDVDDKTAEAIADWNYWLDRGYEFS
- a CDS encoding calcium-binding protein produces the protein MNRVAEDPDREQRIDLEIIVDAYVPEEQAMGWYYYLDKKLHFPFPALWNGSEVEVVEMSSEDDCEQQMFVEVLYKEGEAEDIFSVPLSDIEVDEVDDETAEAIADWHYWLDRGYDFRS
- a CDS encoding VMAP-C domain-containing protein, coding for MGSLARRLEKEKLEKDLAARKKDYEAVGDKHRHETNPSERNSLQSQLERLINEIENLEERLKEIKISSEEELIEILRGYFEQEKLIFQKAYRLSLPDRLIDKELPSSLEALISNLQLPQQQESYSFQEKFIGNLFIEQNLTSKLKRKLKEWAEENIKDCHQLLIQLNQERAQRSLYYPALLVAISEREGGYIVEAWLIENLTKYKQYSSSDCEQITIDRQAAIPTNETLSNVPELLKQLIAESYARCQHDLKQIHIFLPAKLMNHAVDCWQNLQADADNHDYLTTIGEDYEVIIRCSERLRGQSPAVVRWRDKANILKFQLAQSAQQIFMLGDSNNPKILWKKLKQQEQAIAVKIPTVFPKQEEPGTLLWQAAVPLALWIRQQLPDIENQLVLDELLQDCCLKDVPNQVKNKRLDATDCDLPENHIGRHLCLLWDDPNLLPPEQLLTPNKL
- a CDS encoding DNA-binding domain-containing protein, whose amino-acid sequence is MSKPQIAIRIPPLLLQELNRYVNRTGASKTDVVVSAIANYLDCLESVPLTQRIAELELKVQKLEDANARN
- the avd gene encoding diversity-generating retroelement protein Avd codes for the protein MNDLPIIQKTYDLIKWYVPILNRLPRSHKFVLGDRLSGQLYDLLEGLIGARYAKQKLPQLEGLNGKLDILRYQTRILHDFNLISTDRYQYASQQLQSIGSDLGGWIKQQIQLKK
- a CDS encoding formylglycine-generating enzyme family protein, with the protein product MSEPSSYHRPVERLLHRLERSGLMGRLQLSDQDIADTIWLALQMGVVKTQKAEEIETEEKQAEPSPQKLPIDHKKNDKKHDDPSKEESPIHLYPQDSLPKESKSQTSTQGLPFQVPAAAALQNKLPISRALRPLMRKVPSPIRKIIDAEATVTRIAEQDIWLPLTQPEPERWLNLELVVEESRSSFIWTETIDELQKLLQNHGAFRTVRAWTLSTTVSDPLQLTRRIEGGQKSHCQHSYKELISSNGRGLILLVSDCVSSIWQQEKIYQWLQQWSDRVTTAIVQLLPERLWQSSELGLGDKLPFSAFKPGVPNSSLVLPSLWSELKGKQVLKMPVVTLEDFSIENWAKVVAGRGNTRTPGFVFDLEFVAEQIKKSPAVKLQEPSPEELVDRFLATASPTAKRLAGLMAAAPVDLRVVHLIQKTLLPQPSSLVPVAEVFLSGTIQRVDYPRSDRNPQYEFLPEVRKLLNQATRLGETEKVLDIVSSYIAEKLGLSITSFTALLLKLQDLTTAQQEQILPFARVAVEVLQNLGGEYATFAQRVAGNSELEFIGFPPRQIFNIEVATIEVASESDTFEFTVATIEINASLLSSSNSPVELVDEKVFAQRGEHLNDLEQQLIQGVLANRTYAQIAATSRNSVEHLPENVATNLSKYLQNNVAPNLWQHLSAAFGEKVTKTKAKKLIKQWVAHRHITIHRHRQQAEYFIEYLGNIGNFGNLGNGVELEMVAIPAGSFLMGSPKDELERSDRESPQHRVTIQPFFLGRYPVTQAQWQAVASLPQQKRELNPNPSRFKGANRPVENVSWYDAIEFCARLSHATGKSYRLPSEAEWEYAARGGTTTPFHFGETITSELANYNANYTYGAGVKGVYRGETTPVGSFGVANAFGLSEIHGNVWEWCLDPWHGNYQGAPSDGRVWDEKIQNDIYLNIVKNLDILLESSERRVICGGSWYDYPIGCRCAYRLYDHPDYASSNLGFRVACGVPGT
- a CDS encoding RNA-directed DNA polymerase, which encodes MKRLTNIWQHIIKFDNLLLAARKAQKCKRFRDNVLDFNYHLESNLLQLQIELSNQTYCPGNYRTFRIYDPKPRLISAAPYRDRIVHHALCNVIIPRLDRGFITDTYANREGYGTHRALKRFIEFYRQSDYILQCDIKKYFPSIDHQVLKELIRRKIKCPDTLWLIEVIIDNSNEQEPVIDYFPGDNLLTPLERKKGLPIGNLTSQFWANIYLDGFDHFIKETLKVRHYVRYVDDFALFADDWQFLADARKAIEEYLVRLRLKIHPIKSQLFETKYGANFLGFRILPERVRVRNDNLRRSRRRLRQLQQDYRCGQISLTELMQRLQSWEAHLKHGDTYRLRRAIFDRWVFSTPSQTTKRKCETFPKL